In a genomic window of Corynebacterium coyleae:
- a CDS encoding glyceraldehyde-3-phosphate dehydrogenase, which produces MLPLISRLHREHNAVTSVYGRLLVGVTDIEIIKAHRYARRIDEKELALDETLPILRELVEMDLGTASIDLGRLAKEFKYSEEKDLRTFLDAQLADVIGTSSELDARDVVLYGFGRIGRLLARILIAREAMYGGVRLRAVVVRKKGDIDIIKRASLLRRDSIHGPFNGTITVDEEKEIIWANGTPIQMIYANDPAEIDYTAYGINNAIVVDNTGVWRDREGLSQHLQSKGVDRVLLTAPGKGDIPNIVYGINQDMIGDERILSAASCTTNGITPVLKVINDRYGVKHGHVETVHAYTNDQNLADNFHKGNRRGRAAGLNMVLTETGAAKAVSKALPEFEGKLTGNAIRVPTPDVSMAVLNLDLEKDVEKDEVNTFLRRVSTHSNLRQQLDYINSPEVVSTDLLGTSHASVVDGLATIASGNHLVLYVWYDNEYGYSHQVVRVVEDIAGVRPTVYPARKEPSEIQ; this is translated from the coding sequence ATGCTGCCGCTGATCAGCCGCCTGCACCGCGAACATAACGCGGTCACCTCGGTTTACGGCCGCCTGCTGGTGGGTGTGACCGACATCGAGATCATCAAGGCACACCGCTACGCGCGTCGTATCGACGAAAAGGAGCTCGCCCTCGACGAGACGCTCCCGATCCTGCGCGAGCTCGTGGAGATGGATCTCGGCACCGCTTCGATCGACCTCGGCCGCCTGGCAAAGGAGTTCAAGTACTCCGAAGAGAAGGATCTGCGTACCTTCCTGGATGCGCAGCTCGCTGACGTCATCGGTACCTCCTCCGAGCTCGATGCACGCGACGTTGTGCTCTACGGCTTCGGCCGAATTGGCCGTCTGCTCGCCCGCATCCTGATCGCGCGTGAGGCAATGTACGGTGGCGTGCGCCTGCGTGCGGTGGTGGTGCGTAAGAAGGGTGACATCGACATCATTAAGCGCGCATCCCTGCTGCGCCGCGACTCCATCCACGGCCCGTTCAACGGCACGATCACCGTGGATGAGGAGAAGGAAATCATCTGGGCCAACGGCACCCCGATCCAGATGATCTACGCCAACGACCCGGCCGAGATCGACTACACGGCGTACGGCATCAATAACGCCATCGTCGTCGATAACACTGGCGTGTGGCGCGACCGCGAGGGCCTGTCCCAGCACCTGCAGTCCAAGGGTGTGGACCGCGTGCTGCTTACCGCGCCGGGCAAGGGCGACATCCCGAACATTGTCTACGGCATCAACCAGGACATGATCGGCGACGAGCGCATCCTGTCCGCAGCGTCCTGCACCACCAACGGCATCACCCCGGTGCTGAAGGTGATCAACGACCGCTACGGCGTCAAGCACGGTCACGTTGAGACGGTTCACGCGTACACCAACGACCAGAACCTGGCCGACAACTTCCACAAGGGCAACCGTCGCGGCCGCGCAGCGGGCCTGAACATGGTGCTCACTGAGACCGGTGCGGCGAAGGCCGTGTCTAAGGCACTGCCGGAGTTTGAGGGCAAGCTCACCGGCAACGCCATCCGCGTGCCAACCCCGGACGTGTCCATGGCTGTGCTGAACCTGGACTTGGAGAAGGACGTTGAAAAGGACGAGGTGAACACCTTCCTGCGTCGCGTGTCCACCCACTCCAACCTGCGTCAGCAGCTCGACTACATCAACTCGCCGGAGGTTGTGTCCACGGACCTGCTTGGTACCTCCCACGCATCCGTGGTTGATGGTCTGGCCACGATTGCTTCCGGCAACCACCTCGTGCTCTACGTCTGGTACGACAACGAGTACGGCTACTCCCACCAGGTGGTTCGCGTTGTTGAGGACATTGCGGGTGTGCGCCCGACCGTGTACCCGGCACGCAAGGAGCCGTCTGAGATCCAGTAG
- a CDS encoding DUF2871 domain-containing protein: MKALYRAAIFYLAFGLISGVFYREFTRANSFPEGQFTQLSVTHTHLLALGFMMFLIFLALEKVFTFSRNKKLFNIFFWLYNAGLLTTVSMLILHGSLTVLGKESGAAISGIAGLGHIMLTIALVIFVVLLGRAIDSPTRTSEAALAN, from the coding sequence ATGAAGGCCCTCTACAGAGCCGCAATCTTCTACCTCGCCTTCGGCCTGATCTCGGGCGTGTTCTACCGCGAGTTCACCCGCGCCAACAGCTTCCCAGAAGGCCAGTTCACCCAGCTCAGCGTTACCCACACCCACCTTTTGGCCCTGGGCTTCATGATGTTCCTCATCTTCCTCGCCCTAGAAAAGGTCTTCACCTTCTCGCGCAATAAGAAGCTTTTCAATATCTTCTTCTGGCTCTACAACGCGGGTTTGCTCACCACCGTGTCCATGCTGATCCTGCACGGCTCGCTGACGGTGCTGGGCAAGGAGTCGGGTGCGGCGATCTCTGGCATCGCAGGTTTGGGCCACATCATGCTCACCATCGCGTTGGTCATCTTCGTGGTGCTGCTGGGTCGCGCCATCGATAGCCCTACCCGAACCTCTGAGGCAGCGCTGGCAAACTAA
- a CDS encoding HAD family hydrolase: MQTPRLIALDMDGTLLTPEGQVPERFWQLYDDATAQSVTITPASGRQLATLQRMFPACETFIAENGAVVWHAGEVVSTTALSADAARNLIAALPDAPFPTHAVICAPEVAATLPLPPAIDAEVDKYYASRTTLSALGDHPSPVVKIALYVETDAERDALPWVREHAPDLRAVVSGKHWLDIMNPDADKGHAFEALAGTLDIPLAQTAAFGDFLNDLGMLRAAGHAVAMDNAHPDLKAIADEVIGTNGDEAVVDKLAQWLQ, translated from the coding sequence ATGCAGACGCCACGACTGATCGCACTCGACATGGACGGCACCCTCCTCACCCCGGAAGGCCAGGTACCTGAGCGCTTTTGGCAGCTTTACGACGACGCCACCGCCCAGTCCGTCACCATCACCCCCGCCTCCGGCCGCCAACTGGCAACACTGCAACGCATGTTCCCCGCATGCGAGACGTTCATCGCCGAAAACGGCGCGGTGGTGTGGCACGCCGGCGAAGTTGTCTCCACCACGGCCCTGTCCGCGGACGCCGCGCGCAACTTGATCGCAGCGCTTCCCGACGCTCCTTTTCCCACCCACGCCGTCATCTGCGCCCCGGAGGTAGCCGCCACCCTCCCGCTGCCGCCGGCGATCGACGCGGAGGTGGACAAGTACTACGCCTCGCGCACAACGCTGTCGGCGCTCGGCGACCACCCCAGCCCCGTGGTTAAGATCGCCCTCTACGTTGAAACCGACGCCGAACGCGACGCCCTGCCCTGGGTCCGCGAACACGCCCCCGACCTGCGCGCAGTGGTCAGCGGCAAGCACTGGCTGGACATCATGAACCCCGATGCCGACAAGGGCCACGCGTTCGAAGCGCTCGCCGGCACGCTGGACATCCCCCTTGCACAGACGGCGGCATTCGGCGACTTCCTCAACGACCTCGGCATGCTCCGCGCCGCCGGCCACGCGGTAGCGATGGACAACGCGCACCCCGACCTCAAAGCGATCGCGGATGAGGTGATTGGGACGAATGGGGACGAGGCGGTCGTCGATAAGCTTGCGCAATGGCTGCAATGA
- a CDS encoding 3-hydroxyisobutyryl-CoA hydrolase gives MTEFVKTEVRGTTGVITLDRPKALNSLNPEMARAIDEILKQWRDDDTVTQVVIQSSGKHFCSGGDVRAARDGVLEGRLDEVDTFFADEYAMNLDIANYPKPYIALCNGVIMGGGMGVSAHGSHMVVTEDAFASMPEMNIGYITDVGMSWLLQNLPKRPSQALGAFLALTGYRLSPDDMLATGLATHKVASLDGVLDGIVEHGPGYLDEVALEQGESQLAALYSDIEATFTGSWAEIRERLDGEFGEKVQELTKQASPSSLVAAAELIAANASQDLAGALDNERRLGAVMVREPDFAEGVRAVLVDKDQAPKFAPEADPSKYRAVLR, from the coding sequence ATGACTGAGTTTGTGAAGACCGAAGTACGCGGCACGACCGGGGTGATCACCCTCGACCGCCCCAAGGCCCTGAATTCTCTGAACCCGGAGATGGCACGCGCCATCGACGAGATCCTGAAGCAGTGGCGTGACGACGACACCGTCACCCAAGTTGTCATCCAGTCCTCTGGCAAACACTTTTGCTCCGGCGGCGACGTCCGTGCCGCGCGCGACGGTGTCCTCGAGGGACGCCTGGATGAGGTCGATACGTTTTTCGCAGACGAGTACGCCATGAACTTGGACATTGCGAACTACCCCAAGCCGTACATCGCGCTGTGCAACGGCGTGATCATGGGCGGTGGCATGGGTGTGTCGGCGCACGGCTCGCACATGGTGGTCACCGAGGATGCGTTTGCGTCCATGCCGGAGATGAACATCGGCTACATCACGGATGTGGGCATGTCGTGGCTGTTGCAGAACCTGCCAAAGCGCCCCTCGCAAGCGCTCGGCGCGTTTTTGGCGCTGACGGGCTACCGCTTGAGCCCGGACGACATGCTGGCTACCGGCCTGGCCACGCATAAGGTTGCCTCGCTTGACGGGGTGCTCGACGGGATCGTGGAGCACGGGCCCGGCTACCTCGACGAGGTTGCGCTGGAGCAGGGTGAATCGCAGCTCGCGGCGCTTTACAGCGATATCGAGGCCACCTTCACCGGCTCCTGGGCCGAGATCCGCGAGCGCCTTGACGGCGAGTTCGGCGAGAAGGTGCAGGAATTGACCAAGCAGGCGTCCCCGTCGTCGCTCGTGGCGGCGGCGGAACTCATCGCAGCCAACGCATCGCAGGATCTGGCCGGCGCGCTGGACAACGAGCGCCGCCTGGGCGCGGTGATGGTGCGTGAGCCGGACTTTGCGGAAGGGGTGCGTGCGGTGCTCGTCGATAAGGATCAGGCCCCCAAGTTTGCCCCCGAGGCGGACCCCTCCAAGTATCGCGCTGTCCTGCGCTAA
- the pepT gene encoding peptidase T — protein sequence MNTLTPIQQGVTDRFFRYVRTESQSDARATTVPSTESQWTFARLLVDELTTAGATDVHLSDTCVVTAKIPGTGEGPAIGFCSHLDTVDVNLSPTVNPQLTHYEGGDICLNAERDLWLRAADHPELAAYEGQPIVHTDGTSVLGADDKAGVTAIMEAVTELGGQTPHGDIYIAFVPDEEIGLRGVRTIDFDRFPVDYAYTVDGGELGEVVETTFNAATATITIAGVSAHPMNAKGNLVNPITLAMEFANQLDAQETPEHTEGREGFIWLNGIDGNQSTCTMQLSIRDHDREGYEEKKQRLRTLADDLAAANPRATITCDIVDVYANISDAKTPENSVGSERLHATMRRLGIEIKEIDMRGGTDGSWLSNQGVYTPNYFTGAHNFHSIYEFLPVPSLERCYELTLALMRGE from the coding sequence ATGAATACTCTCACGCCGATTCAGCAAGGCGTCACCGACCGTTTCTTCCGCTACGTCCGCACGGAAAGCCAATCCGACGCTCGCGCCACTACAGTCCCGTCCACCGAAAGCCAATGGACGTTTGCGCGTTTGCTTGTCGACGAGCTCACCACCGCCGGGGCCACCGACGTCCACCTGTCCGACACGTGCGTGGTTACAGCCAAGATCCCCGGCACCGGCGAGGGCCCCGCGATCGGCTTCTGCTCCCACCTGGACACGGTGGATGTAAACCTCTCCCCCACGGTCAATCCGCAGCTAACCCATTACGAAGGCGGGGATATTTGCCTCAACGCCGAGCGCGACCTCTGGCTGCGCGCCGCCGACCACCCGGAACTTGCAGCGTACGAGGGCCAGCCGATCGTCCACACGGACGGCACGAGCGTGCTTGGCGCCGATGACAAGGCCGGCGTGACCGCGATCATGGAGGCGGTCACCGAGCTCGGCGGTCAGACCCCACACGGCGACATTTACATCGCGTTCGTGCCGGACGAGGAGATCGGCCTGCGCGGTGTACGCACGATCGATTTTGACCGCTTCCCTGTCGATTACGCCTACACCGTCGACGGCGGCGAGCTCGGCGAGGTTGTAGAGACCACGTTCAACGCCGCCACCGCCACCATTACCATCGCCGGCGTCAGCGCCCACCCGATGAACGCGAAGGGCAACCTGGTCAACCCGATCACACTGGCAATGGAGTTTGCCAACCAGCTCGACGCGCAGGAAACGCCCGAGCACACCGAGGGGCGTGAGGGCTTTATCTGGCTCAACGGTATCGACGGCAACCAGTCCACCTGCACCATGCAGTTGAGCATCCGCGATCATGACCGCGAAGGCTACGAGGAAAAGAAGCAGCGTCTACGCACCCTTGCCGACGATCTTGCCGCAGCAAACCCGCGCGCCACCATCACCTGCGACATCGTAGATGTCTACGCGAACATCTCCGACGCGAAGACCCCCGAAAATTCCGTCGGCTCCGAGCGACTGCACGCTACGATGCGCCGCCTCGGCATCGAGATTAAGGAGATCGATATGCGTGGCGGCACCGATGGGTCATGGCTGTCCAACCAGGGTGTCTACACCCCGAACTATTTCACCGGCGCGCACAACTTCCACTCGATCTACGAGTTTCTGCCGGTGCCTTCCCTCGAGCGCTGCTATGAACTCACCCTCGCCCTGATGCGTGGCGAGTAA
- a CDS encoding carboxypeptidase regulatory-like domain-containing protein — MSRYSDDPRRVHRPRGMRITAVATVLALAGTVAEVPLGTFTPVAHAQRAPQPQAGISHGEVRFENGRDWRGAVFFSDSMRVNTVALEFVPEKPRVFGEKVQPAPKGDPVFDMIPETSQFTLEYRELMPNRRERLVETYEVTVHRSIATTPSGNYAIRLRYNLPDLQVKNGDRLILWARGKTGYPTPMAGGGARYTMPYVNLSAPGKVRVHNPDEEPVGRPKVLVNRKWTNRQGKEIVLQGEEAVADNGSYWLTSNNPRTTYQIGVRPPAGFVSPATKPWKDEATAPDFDLYPITVTGRVIDDKGVGISGARVTVGGKSAQTDQSGNFTVPKVPVGTEYTLVVGETEDRQGTEVDGVVVKDQRVNRIADPIVVQRKQQYGKVSGKVNGLPERTKVKVRVVGTNTVVDTDENAEFTIPNLAVGKHVLEVVPESLPKGYSVTQTADVDVKRATTANANFTATRDKGSISGVISGVPADKQVKIRVTGPEILEQTVSGGHYSFPDLPTGDYRVEVIKDSVPRGYSVTGPQNAKVEKYENRTVGFAVIADNVTGVIKVVDDANRPVANASVTVDGRTETTNAEGLATFGDLAPGAYTAAVSAARGKYSGASQGFVLYPGDNDPVTVKVGSLNQTGGIVVDDLGQAVAGAQVVVKQGSRVIGTFPTTPEGNFNAGALAAGNYTAEVARNNTYDAASANFTVEPGGDTESVMLKVALHRGSIKVGTSGPLAPTGVFLNGGPNNEYLPIEEAGGDYVLNDLYPGEYTLGGRAPEGYTIEGGGAVTINPNETSEKTLNVVRNLGNIAGSVTGLPSGQPAEIQVRGADQNTAGVKKTAPVVNGTYSIAGLPTGTYTVEIVGPQGYSAPSQAAKVKKDSTETHDFALALDKVDLVLQVVDDTGHPVANAKLDVAGRTVNTNAEGMATVEDILPGTYTAKAAESESHSEGSREVTLQPGRHGSGEILVKTLNAVTGTLLDDLSAPVANAPIRITQNGGEVAEDTTDAHGRFNAGNLHAGEYTVQVESSDNHGGTTQRFSVEPNKPRDLELTVALVKGSVNISVTGDAEPESITITGGPKNETRKVEKVDGKYVIDGLYPGDYTVTAKAPSNHTVTRENDGKVTVKPTEQSNLGITVKKEPATSNPAPQPDPFVWAPVVVHAGEVGIGTPTRKGSSDPVPSGFTTNGVEKVISGNKTEQVAPKDSWIRVEQDGTVVATPPRDAAPGTYRVEVNTPTGQREVVEVVVAEEKPMADRYTVEWAKTPVPAGVERSSSSPRAQVVERGFTYDDRVLPAGTTFKPNAKGVTIDAKGSITFKPEANAKRGTHTAPVTITFPDGSSKTVNAVFEVGEPMLADLANLGYEDEIMVVPGLSATVLRTGDAALPEGTTFKMKSGSSLGGWSATVDANTGDVRVNAPKVNARPLTVKVIAYFQDGSTKELEARARLATASAHAVKNSISYPSTTVRVGNTVAVAAVGDAVKGAVFDVIDNAGLDVGVNRSTGALRITAPKNAEIDETYKPLIQVRYPDGSAREITATVTVPSDAATFDAGYVGANVPIGGEARPEPSSKLPEGTRFSIDGFNEQGWTATIDEKTGRITARSNGSVPNGKTTSVKVRVTYPDGSSELVNVPLTARAPEEVVVEDKGSSTSVGWIAVLVGALALLAGVGFAAFLNQDKIMQVLGR, encoded by the coding sequence ATGTCTCGCTATTCCGATGACCCCCGTCGCGTACACCGCCCACGGGGCATGCGCATCACCGCAGTTGCCACGGTGCTCGCGCTTGCCGGCACGGTCGCCGAAGTTCCGCTGGGTACCTTCACGCCGGTCGCGCACGCACAGAGGGCGCCTCAGCCGCAGGCGGGTATCAGTCACGGTGAGGTCCGTTTTGAGAACGGGCGAGACTGGCGGGGCGCGGTCTTCTTTAGCGATTCCATGCGAGTCAACACGGTGGCGCTCGAGTTCGTGCCGGAGAAGCCACGGGTCTTTGGTGAAAAGGTCCAACCCGCACCAAAAGGCGATCCGGTGTTTGACATGATTCCGGAGACCTCGCAGTTCACGCTTGAGTACAGGGAGCTCATGCCAAATCGGCGAGAGAGGCTGGTGGAAACCTACGAAGTCACCGTTCACCGCAGTATCGCAACAACGCCCTCGGGAAACTATGCGATCCGCTTGCGCTACAACTTGCCAGATCTTCAAGTGAAGAATGGTGACCGTCTTATCCTCTGGGCGAGAGGCAAGACCGGTTATCCGACTCCGATGGCTGGTGGTGGCGCGCGCTACACCATGCCGTACGTCAACCTGTCTGCGCCAGGCAAGGTGCGCGTACACAATCCGGATGAGGAGCCGGTCGGCCGCCCGAAGGTGTTGGTGAACAGGAAGTGGACCAACCGCCAGGGCAAGGAAATCGTCCTCCAGGGCGAAGAAGCGGTTGCCGATAACGGCTCCTACTGGCTGACCTCCAACAACCCGAGAACGACGTACCAGATTGGCGTGCGACCTCCAGCGGGCTTTGTCAGCCCGGCGACCAAGCCGTGGAAGGACGAGGCCACCGCCCCGGATTTTGATCTGTACCCGATCACCGTCACCGGCCGGGTGATCGACGACAAGGGAGTCGGCATCTCCGGTGCACGTGTGACCGTCGGCGGTAAGTCGGCCCAGACTGATCAAAGCGGTAACTTCACCGTGCCCAAGGTTCCGGTGGGAACGGAGTACACGCTGGTCGTGGGCGAAACTGAGGACCGTCAGGGGACAGAGGTCGATGGTGTCGTCGTTAAGGATCAGCGCGTCAACCGCATCGCGGACCCGATCGTTGTGCAGCGCAAGCAGCAGTACGGCAAAGTCAGCGGAAAGGTCAACGGGCTGCCGGAACGCACCAAGGTGAAGGTGCGTGTCGTCGGTACGAACACTGTCGTAGACACCGATGAGAACGCGGAGTTCACCATCCCGAACCTGGCAGTAGGCAAGCACGTGCTCGAGGTCGTCCCAGAGTCGCTGCCGAAGGGGTATTCGGTGACCCAAACGGCAGACGTGGACGTCAAACGCGCAACCACCGCGAACGCAAACTTCACCGCCACGCGCGATAAAGGCAGCATCTCTGGTGTGATCTCCGGCGTGCCGGCCGACAAACAGGTCAAGATCCGCGTCACGGGTCCCGAGATTTTGGAACAGACCGTCTCAGGCGGCCACTACAGCTTCCCGGACCTGCCCACCGGGGACTACCGCGTCGAAGTGATCAAAGACTCCGTGCCACGCGGATACTCCGTCACGGGCCCGCAGAACGCCAAGGTGGAAAAGTACGAAAACAGGACTGTTGGGTTCGCGGTGATTGCGGACAACGTCACGGGTGTGATCAAGGTGGTCGACGACGCCAACAGGCCAGTTGCCAATGCATCAGTCACCGTTGACGGACGGACCGAAACCACCAATGCGGAAGGCCTTGCAACGTTTGGGGATCTCGCGCCGGGTGCCTACACCGCCGCAGTGTCTGCTGCCAGGGGCAAGTACAGCGGCGCATCCCAGGGGTTCGTGCTGTACCCGGGCGATAATGATCCGGTGACGGTGAAGGTTGGTTCACTGAACCAAACCGGTGGCATTGTTGTCGACGACCTTGGTCAGGCTGTGGCGGGTGCGCAGGTCGTCGTCAAGCAAGGCTCCCGTGTCATCGGCACTTTCCCGACCACCCCGGAAGGCAACTTCAACGCCGGCGCGCTGGCTGCAGGCAACTACACCGCAGAGGTGGCCCGTAACAACACGTACGACGCGGCGAGTGCAAACTTCACAGTCGAACCCGGCGGAGACACCGAGTCAGTGATGCTCAAGGTCGCGCTGCACCGCGGATCCATCAAGGTTGGCACCTCGGGGCCGTTGGCTCCGACGGGGGTGTTCCTCAACGGCGGCCCGAACAACGAGTACCTGCCGATTGAGGAAGCCGGCGGCGACTACGTCTTGAATGACCTGTACCCGGGCGAGTACACCCTTGGTGGGCGCGCGCCGGAGGGGTACACGATCGAAGGCGGCGGTGCTGTCACCATCAACCCAAATGAGACGTCGGAAAAGACACTCAACGTTGTGCGCAACCTGGGCAATATCGCAGGTAGCGTCACTGGCCTGCCGAGCGGACAACCCGCCGAGATCCAGGTACGTGGTGCAGACCAGAACACCGCTGGCGTGAAGAAGACTGCGCCCGTGGTCAATGGGACGTATTCGATTGCTGGTCTACCAACGGGCACCTACACCGTCGAGATTGTTGGCCCGCAGGGGTATTCGGCGCCGTCGCAGGCTGCGAAGGTGAAAAAGGACAGCACCGAAACGCACGACTTTGCGCTCGCGCTGGACAAGGTGGACCTCGTCTTGCAGGTTGTCGACGACACCGGCCACCCCGTCGCCAACGCCAAACTTGATGTCGCCGGGCGCACGGTGAATACCAACGCGGAAGGCATGGCTACGGTCGAGGACATCCTGCCCGGAACCTATACGGCCAAAGCCGCCGAAAGCGAGTCCCACAGCGAAGGCAGCCGGGAAGTCACGCTGCAGCCCGGTAGGCACGGCAGCGGCGAAATCCTGGTGAAGACGCTCAACGCGGTGACCGGCACGCTTCTCGACGACCTCTCCGCACCCGTCGCCAACGCACCCATTCGCATCACCCAGAACGGTGGGGAAGTCGCCGAGGATACGACCGACGCACACGGCAGGTTTAACGCGGGCAACCTGCACGCCGGCGAATACACCGTGCAGGTTGAATCCAGCGACAACCACGGAGGAACAACCCAGCGTTTCAGTGTCGAGCCGAACAAGCCGCGCGATCTGGAGCTCACGGTGGCGCTGGTCAAGGGGTCCGTCAACATCTCGGTCACGGGTGACGCGGAGCCAGAGTCGATCACGATCACGGGTGGACCGAAAAACGAAACCCGCAAGGTAGAAAAGGTTGACGGCAAGTACGTCATCGATGGCCTCTACCCAGGTGATTACACCGTGACCGCAAAGGCACCGAGCAACCACACCGTCACACGTGAAAACGACGGCAAGGTCACGGTCAAGCCAACCGAGCAGTCCAACCTGGGCATTACGGTGAAAAAGGAGCCGGCGACGTCGAATCCGGCCCCGCAGCCGGATCCGTTCGTGTGGGCACCTGTGGTGGTGCACGCCGGCGAGGTAGGCATTGGCACGCCGACGCGTAAGGGGAGCAGTGACCCGGTGCCGTCTGGGTTCACCACCAACGGCGTGGAAAAGGTCATCTCCGGCAACAAGACGGAACAGGTTGCGCCGAAGGATTCCTGGATTCGTGTGGAGCAGGACGGCACGGTCGTCGCCACGCCACCGCGCGATGCCGCGCCCGGAACTTACCGCGTAGAGGTCAACACACCGACGGGCCAGCGCGAGGTCGTCGAGGTTGTCGTGGCTGAAGAAAAACCCATGGCCGATCGCTACACGGTCGAATGGGCGAAAACCCCGGTGCCTGCTGGTGTGGAGCGCTCCTCGAGCTCGCCGCGTGCGCAGGTGGTGGAGCGCGGCTTCACATACGACGACCGCGTGCTGCCCGCAGGAACAACGTTTAAGCCGAACGCCAAGGGCGTGACCATCGACGCCAAGGGCAGCATCACGTTCAAGCCGGAGGCCAACGCAAAACGGGGCACCCACACGGCCCCGGTCACGATCACTTTCCCGGACGGCAGTTCCAAGACGGTCAACGCCGTCTTCGAGGTCGGCGAGCCCATGCTGGCCGACCTGGCAAACCTCGGCTACGAAGACGAGATCATGGTGGTCCCGGGACTGAGCGCAACCGTGCTGCGCACCGGCGACGCTGCGTTGCCCGAGGGGACGACCTTCAAGATGAAATCCGGGTCGAGCCTGGGCGGCTGGTCCGCGACGGTGGACGCGAACACCGGCGACGTGCGAGTCAACGCACCGAAGGTGAACGCGCGTCCGCTCACGGTCAAGGTCATCGCCTACTTCCAGGATGGTTCCACCAAAGAACTTGAAGCGCGCGCTCGCTTGGCCACAGCTTCTGCACACGCCGTGAAAAACTCCATCTCCTACCCGTCTACCACGGTGCGGGTGGGCAACACAGTTGCAGTCGCCGCTGTTGGCGATGCGGTCAAGGGCGCGGTCTTCGACGTGATCGACAACGCTGGCCTTGACGTCGGCGTGAACAGATCCACCGGCGCGCTGCGCATCACGGCGCCGAAGAACGCCGAGATCGACGAAACCTACAAGCCGCTGATCCAGGTGCGCTACCCAGACGGCAGCGCACGCGAAATCACCGCCACGGTCACGGTGCCTTCGGATGCGGCGACGTTTGACGCCGGATACGTTGGAGCGAACGTACCCATCGGCGGTGAGGCTCGTCCGGAACCTTCGTCGAAACTGCCAGAGGGCACGCGGTTTAGCATCGACGGCTTCAACGAGCAGGGCTGGACAGCAACTATCGACGAAAAAACCGGCCGCATCACCGCCCGGTCCAACGGCAGTGTGCCCAACGGCAAAACCACCTCCGTCAAGGTGCGGGTGACCTACCCGGACGGATCCTCCGAACTGGTCAACGTCCCCCTGACGGCGAGGGCGCCGGAGGAAGTGGTGGTTGAGGATAAGGGGTCGTCGACAAGCGTTGGCTGGATCGCGGTCCTCGTGGGCGCGCTGGCGCTGCTTGCCGGCGTAGGATTCGCCGCATTTTTGAACCAAGACAAGATCATGCAGGTACTGGGTAGGTAG
- a CDS encoding DNA-3-methyladenine glycosylase — MIDFTQPADVVAPQLLGCLITHNGVTVRLTEIEAYLGAEDPAAHTHRGKTARNAAMFGPPGRLYVYLSYGIHHNGNIVCAPEGIGQGCLMRGGEIVAGEALARQRRQRPDRALIPFENLARGPGNLGQTLALGLGDNGTPIHLTPRDAEPEWVAGPRIGISKNKDAPWRFWIPGDKTVSTPRGRPKRINLLGD; from the coding sequence ATGATCGACTTCACCCAACCCGCCGACGTCGTCGCACCGCAGTTGCTAGGGTGCCTGATCACCCACAACGGGGTAACCGTGCGCCTGACCGAAATCGAGGCATACCTCGGCGCTGAAGACCCCGCCGCCCACACGCACAGGGGCAAAACCGCCCGCAACGCCGCCATGTTCGGCCCACCCGGCAGGCTGTACGTCTACCTCTCCTACGGCATCCACCACAACGGCAACATCGTCTGCGCGCCCGAAGGCATCGGCCAAGGCTGCCTCATGCGTGGCGGCGAAATCGTCGCCGGCGAAGCACTCGCCCGCCAGCGACGCCAACGCCCCGACCGCGCGTTGATCCCGTTTGAAAACCTCGCCCGCGGGCCAGGCAACCTCGGCCAAACACTCGCACTGGGGTTAGGCGACAACGGCACCCCCATTCACCTCACCCCGCGCGATGCGGAACCCGAATGGGTCGCAGGACCCCGCATCGGGATCAGCAAAAACAAAGACGCCCCGTGGCGGTTCTGGATCCCCGGCGACAAGACCGTATCCACACCACGCGGGCGCCCGAAGCGGATCAACCTTTTGGGTGATTGA